A single window of Vibrio alfacsensis DNA harbors:
- a CDS encoding DUF4391 domain-containing protein, whose translation MVDSEQVQPFIPFQFPETAALGVPDQYGKKQGQKIPKETIYQQASPTHAVRQLFVSQVEHITWRYKLSADTLNVAANGDVPEIQVFDIQLKADCDALDRQVLETLDKAIPSNIFYRIFNANERRPQLRCVMAYKRANKRDTDMMVVQDYFSSEWTTVPVEESGTEATQKLPVVLNMVSLYTELLRSLLPVPARPREKIDEQLNRISELSVLNGKLTQLQGKQRKEKQFNRKVEMNSQINQLKQQIRSLQDI comes from the coding sequence ATGGTAGATTCAGAACAAGTTCAGCCATTCATTCCTTTTCAGTTTCCTGAAACGGCAGCATTAGGCGTACCCGATCAGTATGGTAAAAAGCAGGGGCAAAAAATTCCTAAAGAGACCATCTATCAACAAGCCAGCCCTACGCATGCGGTTAGACAGCTGTTTGTTAGTCAGGTGGAACACATCACTTGGCGCTACAAGCTCTCAGCCGACACGCTTAACGTCGCTGCAAATGGGGATGTACCTGAGATACAGGTCTTTGACATTCAACTTAAAGCTGATTGTGATGCGTTAGATAGGCAAGTGCTGGAAACCTTGGATAAAGCTATTCCGTCCAATATTTTTTATCGCATTTTCAATGCCAATGAAAGGCGGCCACAACTGCGATGTGTAATGGCATACAAACGAGCCAATAAACGTGATACAGACATGATGGTCGTTCAGGACTATTTCAGCTCTGAGTGGACGACGGTACCGGTGGAGGAATCCGGCACTGAGGCAACACAAAAGCTACCCGTTGTCCTGAATATGGTCAGCCTCTATACCGAGTTGCTACGTAGCTTGCTGCCTGTTCCAGCGAGGCCTAGAGAGAAAATAGATGAGCAACTTAACCGCATTAGTGAGCTCAGCGTCTTAAATGGAAAGCTGACCCAGTTACAAGGCAAGCAACGTAAAGAGAAACAATTTAATCGCAAGGTTGAAATGAACAGCCAGATCAACCAGTTGAAACAACAAATTCGATCACTTCAAGACATTTAA
- a CDS encoding transposase domain-containing protein codes for MESFSYLRTLLTELPHSETVEQIEALLPWSVEID; via the coding sequence TTGGAGTCGTTTAGTTATCTGAGAACTCTTCTTACCGAACTTCCTCATTCCGAGACGGTAGAGCAAATTGAAGCTTTGCTACCTTGGAGCGTCGAAATAGATTAG
- a CDS encoding helix-turn-helix transcriptional regulator, whose translation MIDKSFIRIDDLASQLGVTKVTIWRWRKEGRLPAAIAVSPRIVGWKRETIEAWLDAQATELAY comes from the coding sequence ATGATTGATAAAAGTTTTATAAGAATCGATGACTTAGCAAGTCAACTTGGCGTAACCAAAGTAACTATATGGCGATGGAGAAAAGAAGGGAGGTTACCAGCAGCAATTGCAGTCAGTCCTCGAATTGTTGGCTGGAAACGTGAAACTATCGAGGCTTGGTTAGATGCACAAGCAACAGAACTGGCGTACTAA
- a CDS encoding type III restriction-modification system endonuclease has protein sequence MKLKFKHQIYQAASVQAIVDCFKGQLPNDSATRYRIDPGSVAKGHSGQLDQDDAGFKNADIQLTEQQLLTNVQQVQRHQNLPQSSALISTPACKLNFDIEMETGTGKTYCFVKSIFELNKQYGWSKFIIVVPSIAIREGVHKSLEITAEHFLEDYGKRARFFIYNSKQLHQLESFSSDGGINVMVINVQAFNARGKDARRIYEELDDFQSRRPIDVIKANRPIMIMDEPQKMEGKNTLESLAEFNPLFILRYSATHKVERNKVFRLDAVDAYNQKLVKKISVRGITTKGLAGTNAYLYLENIEISPSKPPVARIEFEQKLKSGSIKRIVRKLGKGDNLYDFSDGLEQYKDNFVISDINAVTDTVSFLNGVELTVGDAVGDVNESAMRRMQIREAVKAHFDKEIRLFDKGIKVLSLFFIDEVAKYRDYDQPDEKGEYARIFEEEYQALLNEYMPTEGKYREYLRRIDTAQTHNGYFSIDKKSKRLIDPKYKTRGDDAGLANDENAVAAYELILKDKERLLSFDEPTRFIFSHSALREGWDNPNVFVICTLKHSDNTISRRQEVGRGLRLAVNQDGERIDHPSIVHDINRLTVVASESYKDFVGALQKDIRASLSARPKVADEKFFTGKVLTTSEGDIEVTSEMAKQLYRYLLKNDYTDDKDRISEAYHQAKRDEQLSPLPDTLQPYAEQIFKLVDSVYSDAQLPEIEDDRKAKRNQLNANFDKKEFQELWARINHKAIFNVEFDSSELVKKAIPVLDEKLRVEKLHFNIVRGEQLDQVDAEQLKSGQSFKVQESESPDYHSSVQSGVKYDLLGKVSELTKLKRSTVADILRGIGSHVFEQFKNNPEDFIAKAAMLINEQKATMVIEHLAYDTIEDKFDSSIFDANSSQDFSNAGDKLKRHIYDYVVTDSKTERKFVEELDTQTEVSVYAKLPNGFFIPTPLGNYNPDWAIAFQEGAVKHVYFVAETKGSMQSLQLKGAEQAKIDCANKFFATVNEKFADKKVKYSVVDSYDNLKTLIH, from the coding sequence ATGAAGCTTAAGTTTAAACACCAGATCTATCAGGCTGCATCCGTTCAGGCGATTGTCGACTGTTTTAAAGGTCAGTTACCAAATGATTCCGCCACCCGTTATCGTATTGACCCTGGTTCTGTGGCAAAAGGGCATTCAGGCCAACTAGATCAGGATGATGCGGGCTTTAAAAACGCTGATATTCAATTGACTGAGCAGCAGCTTCTTACGAATGTGCAGCAGGTTCAGCGTCACCAGAACCTGCCTCAGTCGTCTGCCCTAATATCAACACCTGCTTGTAAGCTGAACTTTGATATCGAGATGGAGACTGGTACAGGTAAGACCTACTGCTTTGTAAAGTCGATTTTCGAGCTAAACAAGCAATATGGTTGGAGTAAGTTCATCATCGTTGTACCTAGCATCGCTATTCGAGAAGGCGTACATAAATCACTGGAGATCACTGCTGAGCACTTCTTGGAAGACTACGGAAAGCGAGCACGATTCTTTATATATAACTCCAAGCAGTTACATCAACTGGAAAGTTTTTCTTCCGATGGTGGTATCAACGTCATGGTGATTAATGTCCAGGCATTTAATGCTCGTGGCAAAGACGCACGTCGGATCTATGAAGAACTGGATGACTTCCAAAGCCGCCGCCCGATTGATGTGATTAAAGCGAACCGTCCAATTATGATCATGGATGAGCCGCAAAAGATGGAGGGTAAGAATACTCTTGAATCGCTAGCAGAGTTCAATCCTTTGTTTATATTGCGCTATTCGGCCACGCATAAGGTAGAGCGTAACAAAGTGTTCCGACTTGACGCAGTAGATGCCTACAACCAAAAGCTGGTTAAGAAGATTAGCGTTCGTGGTATCACCACCAAGGGTTTAGCTGGAACCAATGCTTACCTATATCTAGAGAACATCGAAATCTCACCGAGCAAACCGCCAGTAGCAAGGATAGAGTTTGAGCAAAAATTAAAATCTGGCAGCATCAAACGCATCGTCCGGAAGTTAGGTAAAGGCGACAATCTGTATGACTTTTCTGACGGCCTTGAGCAGTATAAAGATAACTTTGTGATTTCAGACATCAATGCTGTGACCGACACGGTTAGTTTCCTCAATGGTGTTGAGCTAACGGTGGGTGACGCTGTTGGTGATGTGAACGAATCGGCCATGCGTCGAATGCAAATTCGTGAAGCGGTAAAAGCACACTTCGACAAAGAAATACGCCTTTTCGATAAAGGAATAAAGGTTCTTAGTTTGTTCTTTATCGATGAGGTAGCGAAGTATCGTGACTATGACCAACCTGACGAAAAGGGTGAGTATGCACGTATCTTTGAAGAAGAATACCAAGCCTTGCTGAACGAATACATGCCAACGGAAGGTAAGTATCGCGAGTACCTGCGTCGTATTGATACCGCGCAAACGCACAATGGTTATTTCTCTATCGACAAGAAGTCCAAGCGTTTAATCGACCCTAAGTATAAAACAAGAGGCGATGATGCCGGCTTGGCTAACGATGAGAACGCTGTCGCTGCTTACGAGCTTATTTTGAAAGACAAAGAGCGTCTGCTGAGCTTTGATGAACCTACACGCTTCATTTTCTCGCACTCTGCATTACGTGAAGGTTGGGATAACCCCAATGTATTCGTGATTTGTACTTTGAAGCACAGTGATAACACTATCTCTCGTCGCCAAGAGGTTGGTCGAGGCTTGCGTTTGGCGGTTAACCAAGATGGTGAGCGTATTGATCATCCTTCGATTGTTCATGATATTAACCGCCTAACGGTTGTTGCCAGCGAAAGCTACAAAGACTTTGTTGGTGCACTACAAAAAGATATCAGAGCCTCACTTTCAGCAAGACCAAAAGTGGCAGACGAAAAGTTCTTCACAGGCAAGGTACTCACAACGTCTGAGGGTGATATCGAAGTAACATCGGAGATGGCGAAGCAGCTGTATCGTTATTTGCTTAAAAATGATTACACCGATGACAAAGACCGTATTAGTGAGGCTTATCATCAAGCAAAACGTGATGAACAGCTTAGCCCTCTGCCTGATACGTTGCAGCCTTATGCTGAGCAGATTTTTAAGCTTGTTGATTCGGTATACTCAGATGCGCAATTGCCAGAGATCGAAGATGATCGTAAAGCCAAGCGTAATCAACTGAATGCGAACTTCGACAAGAAGGAATTTCAGGAGCTTTGGGCTCGCATCAACCACAAGGCTATCTTCAATGTAGAATTTGATTCCTCTGAGCTAGTGAAGAAAGCTATCCCTGTATTGGATGAAAAACTACGAGTAGAGAAACTGCACTTTAATATTGTTCGCGGTGAGCAGCTTGACCAGGTGGATGCAGAGCAACTCAAGTCTGGTCAGAGCTTCAAGGTACAGGAAAGTGAAAGCCCGGATTATCATTCATCAGTACAGTCTGGCGTAAAATACGACCTGTTAGGTAAAGTTTCTGAGCTAACTAAACTCAAACGCAGCACCGTTGCCGATATTTTGCGTGGTATCGGTAGTCATGTGTTTGAGCAGTTCAAAAACAACCCAGAAGACTTCATTGCCAAGGCTGCGATGCTTATCAATGAGCAAAAAGCGACGATGGTAATCGAGCACTTGGCTTACGACACCATCGAAGATAAATTTGATAGCAGCATCTTCGATGCCAACAGTTCGCAGGACTTTTCTAATGCCGGCGACAAGCTGAAGCGCCATATCTACGACTATGTAGTAACCGATTCCAAGACTGAACGAAAGTTTGTTGAAGAGCTGGATACACAGACCGAAGTAAGTGTTTATGCCAAGCTGCCGAATGGTTTTTTCATTCCAACGCCTTTAGGCAACTACAACCCTGACTGGGCAATTGCTTTCCAAGAAGGTGCGGTAAAACATGTTTACTTCGTTGCTGAAACGAAAGGCTCTATGCAGTCATTACAACTTAAGGGGGCTGAGCAAGCTAAGATTGACTGTGCTAATAAGTTCTTCGCCACCGTTAATGAGAAGTTTGCAGACAAGAAAGTGAAGTACAGTGTTGTCGATAGCTACGACAACCTAAAGACGTTGATTCACTAA
- a CDS encoding site-specific DNA-methyltransferase — translation MDKLKMHSSNLVDQNIDKLAQLFPNCITEAKGEDGKLRKAIDFDQLKQELSRNIVEGPQERYQLNWPGKREALLTANAPIAKTLRPCREESVNFDTTENLFIEGDNLDALKLLQETYLGKVKMIYIDPPYNTGNDFIYEDDFAEDVDSYVERSNQKDEEGNRLISNTESNGRFHSDWLSMIYSRLKLAANMLRDDGVIFISIDDNELSNLISVCDEVFGVANRVGILTIVSNLKGRSDDKYYATAHNNLVVYKKTNFISYGVPLPAEYLKDYKETDSRGQKYRLQGLRKRGNSARRSDRPNMFYPFFVNPETLEVSVEETEVFSQKVLPYLSDGEEGRWRWGIETSKDRIRELTCRKVGAEGRYDIFQIDYAEGIDGEKRIKPKSIWMGSEFANEAGTLELKSLFNEKVFDTPKPIGLIKYCLEHAVKNGDIVLDFFAGSGTCAHAIMDFNYEKNLNIKWIAVQLPEKLNEKSEVFNSEFSHIADIAKERIKRAGQKILEDGTCKSIIDVGFRSLRVDSSNMAEVYYNPEAISQADLFAQVDNVKEDRTEEDLLFQVMLDWGVDLTLPIRCETIDGNKVFFVADNALVACFDKSGNITESFVKQLAEFEPMRLVFRDAGFASDSTKINVEQVLKQLSPTTDVKSI, via the coding sequence ATGGACAAACTGAAAATGCACAGCTCTAACTTAGTCGATCAAAACATCGACAAGTTGGCACAGCTCTTTCCTAACTGCATCACTGAAGCCAAAGGTGAAGATGGCAAACTGCGCAAGGCCATTGATTTTGACCAGCTAAAGCAAGAGCTATCACGCAATATTGTTGAGGGTCCACAAGAACGCTACCAACTAAATTGGCCAGGTAAGCGCGAAGCACTGTTAACGGCCAATGCGCCTATCGCAAAAACATTGCGCCCATGCCGTGAAGAAAGCGTGAATTTCGATACCACAGAGAACCTATTCATCGAAGGTGATAACCTGGATGCGTTAAAGCTACTTCAGGAAACGTATTTGGGTAAGGTCAAGATGATCTACATCGACCCACCATATAACACGGGTAATGATTTTATCTATGAAGATGACTTTGCCGAAGATGTAGATTCTTATGTAGAGCGCTCAAATCAGAAAGACGAAGAAGGAAATCGACTAATTTCTAATACTGAATCTAATGGACGTTTTCATTCCGATTGGCTCAGCATGATCTATTCGAGGTTGAAGCTAGCAGCAAACATGTTGCGCGATGATGGCGTAATATTCATCAGCATAGATGACAACGAGCTATCTAACCTTATATCTGTGTGTGATGAAGTTTTTGGAGTTGCAAATAGAGTCGGCATTCTAACTATTGTCAGTAACCTCAAAGGGCGAAGCGACGATAAATATTATGCTACAGCACATAACAATCTTGTAGTCTATAAGAAAACAAACTTCATTAGCTATGGAGTTCCATTGCCTGCTGAATACCTAAAAGATTACAAAGAAACTGATAGCCGAGGTCAAAAATATAGACTCCAAGGACTCAGAAAAAGGGGTAACAGTGCGCGTCGTTCCGATCGACCAAATATGTTTTACCCATTTTTTGTTAACCCAGAGACACTAGAAGTTTCAGTAGAGGAAACAGAAGTTTTTTCACAGAAAGTCCTACCATACCTTTCTGATGGTGAAGAAGGACGATGGAGATGGGGTATTGAAACTTCAAAAGATCGCATCCGAGAGCTAACTTGCAGAAAAGTAGGGGCAGAAGGAAGGTATGACATTTTTCAAATCGATTATGCTGAGGGGATCGATGGTGAAAAACGAATTAAGCCAAAGTCTATCTGGATGGGAAGTGAGTTTGCAAACGAAGCAGGAACTCTTGAACTAAAGAGTTTGTTTAACGAGAAAGTATTTGATACTCCTAAGCCGATAGGTTTAATAAAGTATTGTCTAGAGCATGCAGTAAAAAATGGTGACATTGTATTAGATTTTTTTGCTGGTTCAGGTACATGTGCACATGCAATCATGGACTTTAATTACGAAAAAAATCTAAACATAAAATGGATTGCCGTACAGCTCCCAGAGAAGCTCAATGAGAAGTCAGAAGTTTTTAATTCAGAGTTCTCTCATATTGCGGATATTGCAAAAGAACGTATTAAGCGAGCAGGACAGAAAATTCTGGAGGACGGGACATGCAAAAGTATTATTGATGTTGGCTTTAGATCCCTTAGAGTTGATAGTTCAAATATGGCCGAGGTTTATTACAATCCAGAAGCTATTTCCCAAGCAGACCTCTTTGCTCAGGTAGATAACGTCAAAGAAGATCGTACCGAAGAAGACTTACTGTTCCAGGTGATGCTGGACTGGGGCGTAGACCTGACTCTGCCTATCCGCTGTGAAACTATCGATGGCAACAAAGTGTTCTTTGTCGCGGATAATGCACTGGTCGCTTGTTTCGACAAGAGCGGCAACATCACCGAATCTTTTGTTAAACAACTGGCTGAGTTTGAGCCTATGCGATTGGTATTCCGTGATGCTGGTTTTGCTTCTGACAGCACGAAGATCAACGTTGAACAGGTGCTCAAGCAACTGTCGCCAACCACTGACGTGAAGTCAATTTAG
- a CDS encoding C-terminal helicase domain-containing protein has protein sequence MPSWEHHLKVDLELINDLVIEMQKLSPEHDAKLQHLKQHILNKWDSPLNPGNRKVLIFTAFADTADYLYDNLASEFHHQFQVHTGKVTGSSSPKSTIGKSYDFQSLLTLFSPRSKEKAQILPSEPAELDVLIGTDCISEGQNLQDCDYLINYDIHWNPVRIIQRFGRVDRIGSNNKAIQLVNYWPDISLDEYINLKERVENRMVISDITATGDDNVLSAQANDVAYRKEQLARLQEEVIDLEDVKTGVSITDLGLNEFRMDLLNYIKVNGEIRTAPNGMHAVVAAEPDKGLVPGVIFALRNRNHSVNINQQNRLHPYYLIYMAETGEVVINHMQVKPLLDRVRAACKGKHEPSAKTCESFNKATQDGRNMNTYSNLLDQAISSMVEVKQSSDINSLFGGVTTTALTAEISGLEDFELINFIVVKEA, from the coding sequence TTGCCTTCTTGGGAACACCATCTAAAAGTCGATTTGGAGCTTATCAATGATTTAGTTATTGAGATGCAAAAGTTGTCCCCTGAGCATGATGCCAAGTTGCAACATCTTAAGCAGCACATTTTGAATAAATGGGATTCACCACTAAATCCAGGTAACAGAAAAGTACTGATTTTTACCGCGTTTGCTGATACCGCTGATTACCTTTATGACAATCTAGCCTCTGAGTTTCATCATCAGTTCCAGGTGCATACAGGTAAAGTCACTGGCAGCAGTTCACCTAAATCAACGATTGGCAAAAGCTACGACTTCCAGAGTCTGCTCACTTTGTTCTCGCCACGCTCAAAAGAGAAAGCTCAAATATTGCCAAGCGAACCCGCTGAACTGGATGTACTCATTGGTACCGACTGCATTTCGGAAGGTCAGAACCTTCAGGATTGTGATTACTTGATCAACTACGATATTCACTGGAACCCAGTGAGGATTATTCAGCGCTTTGGTCGGGTTGACCGCATAGGCTCAAACAACAAAGCTATCCAATTGGTTAACTATTGGCCTGACATTAGTTTGGACGAATACATCAACCTCAAAGAGCGGGTTGAAAATCGTATGGTGATTTCAGACATCACAGCTACTGGTGATGACAACGTGCTCTCGGCGCAAGCAAATGATGTCGCCTACCGTAAGGAGCAATTAGCGCGTCTACAGGAAGAGGTGATTGATCTAGAGGATGTCAAAACCGGTGTGTCGATTACTGATTTGGGATTGAATGAATTCCGGATGGATTTGCTTAACTATATCAAGGTCAACGGTGAAATCCGTACAGCACCAAATGGTATGCATGCTGTTGTGGCGGCAGAACCAGATAAAGGGTTAGTGCCCGGTGTCATCTTTGCGCTTCGAAACCGTAATCACAGCGTTAATATCAATCAACAAAACCGTTTGCACCCATATTACCTAATCTATATGGCAGAAACTGGTGAGGTGGTAATTAATCACATGCAAGTTAAGCCATTGCTAGATCGTGTTCGTGCGGCTTGTAAAGGTAAGCATGAACCGTCGGCAAAGACTTGTGAAAGCTTTAACAAGGCCACTCAGGATGGTCGTAATATGAACACTTATTCAAATCTGCTTGATCAAGCAATCAGTTCTATGGTGGAGGTAAAACAATCCAGTGATATCAACAGCTTGTTTGGTGGTGTCACAACTACGGCGTTGACGGCTGAAATATCAGGTTTAGAGGATTTCGAGTTGATTAACTTTATCGTGGTTAAGGAAGCTTAA